One window of the Zea mays cultivar B73 chromosome 3, Zm-B73-REFERENCE-NAM-5.0, whole genome shotgun sequence genome contains the following:
- the LOC110806309 gene encoding LEAF RUST 10 DISEASE-RESISTANCE LOCUS RECEPTOR-LIKE PROTEIN KINASE-like 2.1 precursor produces the protein MAAVHGRVLLLLLSTLTFLAVHAVTAAAATATSCAPRTCGNLTIAYPFWLPVPDQQASSSSLPPCGPSAFQVDCRGGRASLARSFRGAYKILRVSYADRTVVVANDNVQTDASGCPVPRIDVSASLSLAPFTASGANAQLVFLFNCSKPPPAGFVNVTCPGAQAVVRLDPRYNTTDARAVAGACDYSVVPVLVSPGGGASAGDYPRLLRGGYLLEWRASPGNCTACNASGGQCGYDSDTDAFACLCDDGSSHPARCGAKKSDRKVILIVSVSIAFGLLLALLVLILKFHRQITRSFSFLLDRSSSGDTADVEKLLQKYGSLAPKRYRYAELKRITKSFQRKLGEGGYGAVYSGVLAAGAGGTRAREVAVKVLHHARPNGEEFLNEVVSIGRTSHVNIVTLLGFCLEGSKRALVYEYMPNGSLDRYIRSESDPAGTAALGWEALQEIAAGIARGLEYLHEGCNTRIIHFDIKPQNVLLDADFRPKIADFGMAKLCNPKESILSMADARGTIGFIAPEVFSRGFGVISTKSDVYSYGMLLLEMVGGRSNAKACAADKSSGGELFFPLWVYDHLLLEDGVGVLRGGGGGGAGGSGEAAAGEEIARKMALIGLWCIQTVPASRPSMSRVLEMLERSVHDLAIPPRPYHTSPSNSPSPSHPSSYPSSTSDFTQRSSRLRTPESTG, from the exons ATGGCCGCCGTGCATGGCcgggtgctgctgctgctgctctccACCCTAACGTTCCTCGCAGTTCACGCGGTGACAGCAGCGGCTGCCACCGCGACAAGCTGCGCGCCGAGGACCTGCGGCAACCTGACCATCGCCTACCCGTTCTGGCTCCCGGTCCCGGACCAGCAGGCTTCCTCCTCGTCGTTGCCGCCGTGCGGCCCGAGCGCGTTCCAGGTGGACTGCCGCGGCGGGCGCGCGTCGCTGGCGCGCTCGTTCCGCGGCGCCTACAAGATCCTCCGCGTGTCCTACGCGGACCGCACCGTGGTGGTGGCCAACGACAACGTGCAGACCGACGCCAGCGGCTGCCCCGTGCCGCGCATCGACGTGTCCGCCAGCCTCAGCCTCGCGCCGTTCACGGCCAGCGGCGCCAACGCGCAGCTCGTCTTCCTCTTCAACTGCAGcaagccgccgccggccgggttcGTCAACGTGACGTGCCCGGGGGCGCAGGCCGTGGTGCGGCTCGACCCGAGGTACAACACCACCGACGCGAGGGCGGTGGCCGGGGCCTGCGACTACTCGGTCGTGCCGGTGCTGGTGTCCCCCGGCGGCGGCGCGAGCGCCGGGGACTACCCGCGGCTGCTGAGGGGCGGGTACCTGCTGGAGTGGCGGGCGTCGCCTGGGAACTGCACGGCGTGCAATGCCAGCGGCGGCCAGTGCGGGTACGACTCCGACACGGATGCGTTCGCCTGCCTCTGCGACGACGGGTCTTCACATCCGGCAAGATGCG GCGCAAAGAAGTCCGACCGGAAGGTGATCCTGATAG TGTCTGTGTCGATCGCATTCGGCCTGCTGCTGGCGCTTCTCGTCCTAATCCTCAAGTTCCATCGACAAATAACACGCAGTTTCAGCTTCCTGCTGGACAGAAGCAGCAGCGGAGACACCGCGGACGTGGAAAAACTGCTGCAGAAGTACGGGTCACTCGCTCCCAAGCGCTACAGGTACGCCGAGCTGAAGAGGATAACCAAGTCCTTCCAGCGCAAGCTCGGGGAAGGCGGCTACGGGGCGGTGTACAGCGGCGTCCTGGCCGCCGGCGCCGGCGGCACCCGCGCGCGCGAGGTCGCCGTCAAGGTCCTGCACCACGCCCGCCCCAACGGCGAGGAGTTCCTGAACGAGGTGGTCAGCATCGGCCGGACGTCGCACGTGAACATCGTCACGCTCCTGGGCTTCTGCCTCGAGGGCTCCAAGCGCGCGCTGGTGTACGAGTACATGCCCAACGGCTCGCTGGACAGGTACATCCGCTCCGAGTCCGACCCGGCCGGCACGGCGGCGCTGGGGTGGGAGGCGCTGCAGGAGATCGCGGCGGGCATCGCGCGGGGGCTCGAGTACCTGCACGAGGGGTGCAACACGCGGATCATCCACTTCGACATCAAGCCCCAGAACGTGCTCCTGGACGCCGACTTCCGCCCCAAGATCGCCGACTTCGGGATGGCCAAGCTGTGCAACCCAAAGGAGAGCATCCTGTCGATGGCGGACGCGCGGGGCACCATCGGCTTCATCGCGCCTGAGGTCTTCTCCCGCGGCTTCGGGGTCATCTCCACCAAGTCCGACGTGTACAGCTACGGGATGCTGCTGCTGGAGATGGTCGGCGGGAGGAGCAACGCCAAGGCCTGCGCCGCCGACAAGTCCAGcggcggcgagctcttcttcccgCTCTGGGTGTACGACCACCTGCTGCTTGAGGACGGCGTCGGCGTGCTTcggggcggtggcggtggcggcgcgGGAGGCTCCGGAGAAGCAGCGGCAGGCGAGGAGATCGCGAGGAAGATGGCGCTCATCGGGCTCTGGTGCATCCAGACCGTGCCCGCCAGCAGGCCGTCCATGAGCAGGGTGCTGGAGATGCTGGAGAGGAGCGTCCACGACCTGGCCATACCGCCCCGCCCGTACCACACTTCTCCGTCCAACTCCCCGTCGCCGTCGCACCCGTCGAGCTATCCGTCTTCCACCTCGGATTTCACCCAACG CAGCTCTAGGTTGCGCACACCGGAGAGCACAGGGTGA
- the LOC110806309 gene encoding LEAF RUST 10 DISEASE-RESISTANCEUS RECEPTOR-LIKE PROTEIN KINASE-like 2.1 isoform X1 yields the protein MAAVHGRVLLLLLSTLTFLAVHAVTAAAATATSCAPRTCGNLTIAYPFWLPVPDQQASSSSLPPCGPSAFQVDCRGGRASLARSFRGAYKILRVSYADRTVVVANDNVQTDASGCPVPRIDVSASLSLAPFTASGANAQLVFLFNCSKPPPAGFVNVTCPGAQAVVRLDPRYNTTDARAVAGACDYSVVPVLVSPGGGASAGDYPRLLRGGYLLEWRASPGNCTACNASGGQCGYDSDTDAFACLCDDGSSHPARCGAKKSDRKVILIVSVSIAFGLLLALLVLILKFHRQITRSFSFLLDRSSSGDTADVEKLLQKYGSLAPKRYRYAELKRITKSFQRKLGEGGYGAVYSGVLAAGAGGTRAREVAVKVLHHARPNGEEFLNEVVSIGRTSHVNIVTLLGFCLEGSKRALVYEYMPNGSLDRYIRSESDPAGTAALGWEALQEIAAGIARGLEYLHEGCNTRIIHFDIKPQNVLLDADFRPKIADFGMAKLCNPKESILSMADARGTIGFIAPEVFSRGFGVISTKSDVYSYGMLLLEMVGGRSNAKACAADKSSGGELFFPLWVYDHLLLEDGVGVLRGGGGGGAGGSGEAAAGEEIARKMALIGLWCIQTVPASRPSMSRVLEMLERSVHDLAIPPRPYHTSPSNSPSPSHPSSYPSSTSDFTQRSRLRTPESTG from the exons ATGGCCGCCGTGCATGGCcgggtgctgctgctgctgctctccACCCTAACGTTCCTCGCAGTTCACGCGGTGACAGCAGCGGCTGCCACCGCGACAAGCTGCGCGCCGAGGACCTGCGGCAACCTGACCATCGCCTACCCGTTCTGGCTCCCGGTCCCGGACCAGCAGGCTTCCTCCTCGTCGTTGCCGCCGTGCGGCCCGAGCGCGTTCCAGGTGGACTGCCGCGGCGGGCGCGCGTCGCTGGCGCGCTCGTTCCGCGGCGCCTACAAGATCCTCCGCGTGTCCTACGCGGACCGCACCGTGGTGGTGGCCAACGACAACGTGCAGACCGACGCCAGCGGCTGCCCCGTGCCGCGCATCGACGTGTCCGCCAGCCTCAGCCTCGCGCCGTTCACGGCCAGCGGCGCCAACGCGCAGCTCGTCTTCCTCTTCAACTGCAGcaagccgccgccggccgggttcGTCAACGTGACGTGCCCGGGGGCGCAGGCCGTGGTGCGGCTCGACCCGAGGTACAACACCACCGACGCGAGGGCGGTGGCCGGGGCCTGCGACTACTCGGTCGTGCCGGTGCTGGTGTCCCCCGGCGGCGGCGCGAGCGCCGGGGACTACCCGCGGCTGCTGAGGGGCGGGTACCTGCTGGAGTGGCGGGCGTCGCCTGGGAACTGCACGGCGTGCAATGCCAGCGGCGGCCAGTGCGGGTACGACTCCGACACGGATGCGTTCGCCTGCCTCTGCGACGACGGGTCTTCACATCCGGCAAGATGCG GCGCAAAGAAGTCCGACCGGAAGGTGATCCTGATAG TGTCTGTGTCGATCGCATTCGGCCTGCTGCTGGCGCTTCTCGTCCTAATCCTCAAGTTCCATCGACAAATAACACGCAGTTTCAGCTTCCTGCTGGACAGAAGCAGCAGCGGAGACACCGCGGACGTGGAAAAACTGCTGCAGAAGTACGGGTCACTCGCTCCCAAGCGCTACAGGTACGCCGAGCTGAAGAGGATAACCAAGTCCTTCCAGCGCAAGCTCGGGGAAGGCGGCTACGGGGCGGTGTACAGCGGCGTCCTGGCCGCCGGCGCCGGCGGCACCCGCGCGCGCGAGGTCGCCGTCAAGGTCCTGCACCACGCCCGCCCCAACGGCGAGGAGTTCCTGAACGAGGTGGTCAGCATCGGCCGGACGTCGCACGTGAACATCGTCACGCTCCTGGGCTTCTGCCTCGAGGGCTCCAAGCGCGCGCTGGTGTACGAGTACATGCCCAACGGCTCGCTGGACAGGTACATCCGCTCCGAGTCCGACCCGGCCGGCACGGCGGCGCTGGGGTGGGAGGCGCTGCAGGAGATCGCGGCGGGCATCGCGCGGGGGCTCGAGTACCTGCACGAGGGGTGCAACACGCGGATCATCCACTTCGACATCAAGCCCCAGAACGTGCTCCTGGACGCCGACTTCCGCCCCAAGATCGCCGACTTCGGGATGGCCAAGCTGTGCAACCCAAAGGAGAGCATCCTGTCGATGGCGGACGCGCGGGGCACCATCGGCTTCATCGCGCCTGAGGTCTTCTCCCGCGGCTTCGGGGTCATCTCCACCAAGTCCGACGTGTACAGCTACGGGATGCTGCTGCTGGAGATGGTCGGCGGGAGGAGCAACGCCAAGGCCTGCGCCGCCGACAAGTCCAGcggcggcgagctcttcttcccgCTCTGGGTGTACGACCACCTGCTGCTTGAGGACGGCGTCGGCGTGCTTcggggcggtggcggtggcggcgcgGGAGGCTCCGGAGAAGCAGCGGCAGGCGAGGAGATCGCGAGGAAGATGGCGCTCATCGGGCTCTGGTGCATCCAGACCGTGCCCGCCAGCAGGCCGTCCATGAGCAGGGTGCTGGAGATGCTGGAGAGGAGCGTCCACGACCTGGCCATACCGCCCCGCCCGTACCACACTTCTCCGTCCAACTCCCCGTCGCCGTCGCACCCGTCGAGCTATCCGTCTTCCACCTCGGATTTCACCCAACG CTCTAGGTTGCGCACACCGGAGAGCACAGGGTGA